Below is a window of Planctomycetes bacterium MalM25 DNA.
TTGGTGCTGGTGAAGGGGCGGCACGAGAACTACGTCGAGCTGCACCACCAGATCCTCGCGGCGATCGAGACCGTGCTGCCGATCGAGCGGGTCTGCTCGATCGACGAGGTCAGCTGCCGTCTCTCTCCGCCGGACCGACCGGTCGCGCGGGCGGTCGAGGTTGGCGAGCGGGCGAAGCGGGCGATCAAGGAGCGGGTCGGTCAGCAACTTCGATGTTCGGTCGGCCTGTCGACCAACTACCTGCTGTCGAAGCTGGCCAGCAATCTGAAGAAGCCGGACGGCCTGACCGTGATCACGCGCGAGGAACTGCCGCACCGGCTGCACCGGATCGGGCTGGAGGAGTTCACCGGCATCGGTCGCAATATGCATCGCCGGCTGGCGCAGCGGGGCGTGCGGACGACCCGGCAGCTGTGCGCTCTGTCGAAAGACGCGATGGTCGAGGTCTGGGGCAGCAAGGTCGGCGTCCTCTGGTGGCACTGGCTCCGCGGCGAGGAGGCCGCCGGGCCCGACACCCAGCGGCGGACCGTCGGCCATTCGCACGTGCTGCCCCCCGAGCTGCGGACCGACGAGGGCGCCCGCGGCGTGCTCGTCCGGCTGCTCCACAAGGCGGCCGCCCGGCTGCGGAAGATGGGGTACGTCGCCCGGCGGATCGAGTTTGCCGTCCGCTACACGCCCACCAGCGGGGGCGGGAAGTGGCAGGCCCGTTCGCCGCTCTCCCAGTGCGGCGACACGCCGACCATGCTCAAGGCGCTCGACACGGCGTGGCGGCACCGCGGCCCCGACGACCGGGCGGCCACGCCGTTGAAGGTGTCGGTCTCGCTCTGGAAGCTCGAGCCGATTGGCCAGATGACCCTGCCCCTGTTCGAGGAACAGCGGCAGGCGTCGCGGGCCGCCGAGGCGCTCGACGAGGTGAACGCCCAGTGCGGGTCGGGGGCGATGTACTTCGCCTCGATGCACGAGGCCCGCGACTCGGCCCCGCTGCGGATCGCCTTCACGAACATCCCCGAGGTCGAGGCCCAGCACGGTTCCTGAGAAGCCGCTGTCACAGGGGCGTGCTTGAGGGGCGAGGGAGGGCGAGGCTCCCGCCGAGCTCGAATCGGGTACACCGGTTCGGCTCGGCGCGAGCCTCGCCCTCCCAGCTCGGTACGCCATGGCACGAGTCCGTCCGCAGGGCCGCCATTTTGGCAGGACTTCGCGCTGGGGCGCCACCTCCTCGGTAATCGCGGGCGTTTTTCGCCCGCAGCCAGCGACGAGTCTCCGCTGGCACGCGGCTTGCGTTTAGTGCCACCGGAGAGGGTGCGCCTGCCATTTTGGGAGGCCTCGCTCCACCCGAAACAAGCTCGATCCGGCCGGCCCGCAGGGGCCTGGCGGGTTCCATAGTCGAATTCAACACGTTCACGACCCACATTCGGGCTCCGCCAAGTTGGCAAATGGGAGCCCACTCCAACCGGAGGTTTTCCGCCGTGGCAAAGCAGATGGTTTATGACGATGACGCCCGCAAGCCGCTCGCGGCGGGGGTCGAGAAGCTGGCCCGCGCCGTGAAGAGCACGCTCGGCCCGCGCGGCCGCAACGCGGTGCTCGACAAGGGCTGGGGCTCGCCGAAGGTCACGAAGGACGGCGTGACGGTCGCCGAAGACATCGACCTGGACGACCCGTTCGAGAACCTGGGCGCCCAGCTCGTTAAAGAGGCCGCCAGCAAGACGAACGACGTCGCCGGCGACGGCACCACAACCGCCACCGTGCTGGCCGAGGGCATCTTCCGCGAAGGCCTGAAGATGCTCGCCGCCGGCGCCGACCCGATGGCCCTGAGCCGCGGCATCAGCAAGGCGGTCGAGGCCGTCGGCGCCGCGGTGCTGAAGCTGGCCGACCCGATCGAGGTCAAGAACAAGAAGCAGCTGCAGCACATCGCCACGATCGCCGGCAACAACGACCCGACGATCGGCGCCGTGTTGGCCGACGCGTTCGCGAAGGTCGGCAAGGACGGCGTCATCACGGTCGAAGAGGGCCGCGGCGCCGAGA
It encodes the following:
- the dinB_1 gene encoding DNA polymerase IV, whose amino-acid sequence is MPEVDHLFLDMNAFFASAEQQMQPELRGRPVAVVPMMTDRTCCIAASYEARRYGVKTGTNVGQARRQCPGLVLVKGRHENYVELHHQILAAIETVLPIERVCSIDEVSCRLSPPDRPVARAVEVGERAKRAIKERVGQQLRCSVGLSTNYLLSKLASNLKKPDGLTVITREELPHRLHRIGLEEFTGIGRNMHRRLAQRGVRTTRQLCALSKDAMVEVWGSKVGVLWWHWLRGEEAAGPDTQRRTVGHSHVLPPELRTDEGARGVLVRLLHKAAARLRKMGYVARRIEFAVRYTPTSGGGKWQARSPLSQCGDTPTMLKALDTAWRHRGPDDRAATPLKVSVSLWKLEPIGQMTLPLFEEQRQASRAAEALDEVNAQCGSGAMYFASMHEARDSAPLRIAFTNIPEVEAQHGS